The genomic segment ACTTTCGATAACACGGGTGATATTGGAGACCGAGCCAGAGCCGTTTATGCCGTAGAAAGTGGTGATTCAGGCTGGTATATGGAACACCAAGGCTTACATCAATACCGCGCGAGCCTTGATCACGCTGAATTTGATGGAAAATCTCCATGGATCGAAGATGAAATGTTCAAACCTTCATCCTCCAAGCAAGGCAAATGGCATCTCCCACCTCTCAGCAACTTTCACAGTGGCCCTTCAGGCATCACTCACCTCACAGGGGAAGCTATCCCCGAGGAGTGGCGAAACAGTTTCCTCGTATCAAATTTTCGCGCGAGTACCGCGCGCTCGAATATCCTTCGTTTTAAATTCGAAGAAAGTGGTGCTGGTTTTAAGACCATTCACGATCAGCCCGTCGTTTCTCAACTCGTAGCCTCCGATGTCAACTTTGGCTATGATGGCAAAATCTACATCGCTGATTTCGGTGGTGGTTGGTCAGTTAATGATCGAGGCAGCATTCAGTTCATCGAATACCCTCAAGGCACATCCAAAGCCTCGGTGCAAGAGACTCAAAAACTTTTTGCCAATGGCTTTGATAAAGTGGCTATGCCTGAAAAACTTTTATCTCATCCAGATATGCGAGTCCGCCAGTACGCTCAATTTGAGTTAGTGAAACGAGGAAAGATCGATCTTCTTAAACAAGCTCTCAAAAATGGAACCACTACCCTTGAACGTCTCCATGGCTTATGGGGGTTTGCCCAAATACAGCGTTCAAATAAAATCCAGACAAATGATTTTATTGCGAGCTTCGCAAAAGATTCTGATGCGATTATTCGCCAAAATGTTTGTCGGAGCCTTGGCGACTTCACCTCTTCTGAAGCTCATGAAAAAATCCTTATTTCGGCCCTATCCGATTCTTCGCCCCGCGTCCAACTCAAAGCCGCTATTGCCTTAGGTAAAGTAGCCAAAAGTCCCGAGGCAAAAACGGCTCTTTGGAGTCTCATACAAAAAAATAATGGCACTGAACACATCCTTCGTCATGTGGCCGTTCGCGCCCTCGCTCGACTGAACGATAGTGCAGGCGCCAAAGCTCAAATCAACTCAACATCGATAGAGTTGCGTTTAGCTGCAGTTCTTATTTTAAGGGAATTAAAAGACCCCGCTCTCAGTAGTTTTGTGAAAGATAAAGATTCGGGAGTTAAAGCTGAAGCCATTCGAGCCATTTACGACAAACACATTCTCGAAGCCATGCCTGCCCTTGCTTCGGAGAGTGCCAATATTAGTCAATACCCTATTGCCATCCAGCGTCGTATACTTTTTGCCAATCTTTGGCTTGGCTTGGAAGATAACGCTCTCAACTTAATCAAAATTGCTGACACATCCCAACTAGATAAGAAACTAAAAGAACATGCTGTAAAAGCACTCTTGCGTTGGAATAAAGCGCCTGAAAATGATCCTGTCTTTTCAATCTATCGTCCTACAAAGGCACGCTCTAGTGAATTGGGCGCCGATGCGAAAAATGCTCTCAGCTCTTTACTTCAAAATGCTGAAGGCAACACCTTAACTCTCGCGCTTGAACTGGCTCAAAAAATCAAATTAAAACTTCCAGCCGACACCCTCATAGCACAAATCAACAACAAAAAAGCTCCATCTGACATTCGCATCTCTGCTATCAACACCCTCGTCAACCAGGATGTGGCTTACGAAAATAACTTAGCTGAATTCTATTCAAAAGTAAAAGACCCAGAAGTTAAAGCTCGCTTATTGGAACTTAAATTAAAGCACTCAAAAGATAAAGCTTCTCTTATTGCGGACGCCGAAAAGAGTAAAAGCACCCCGCTTCTACGTGCTCTTTTTGCGGAACTCGCAAAAGACTCTGCTTTTCACGACAAACTCTATACCTTATGGACGCAACGAGAATCTTTGTCTCCTGAAGTCCAACTGGATCTATTCCAGTCAATCAAATCGATCAATAGTCCCCAATCTATTAAAACACTCGGAGATTACCTCACGACTCCTGATAAAGCCTATGACTTCACCTTGCATGGTGGAGATGAGACTAAAGGAAAGATCATTTTTGAAGGCCAAGGTGCCTGCCTTCAATGCCATAAAGTTAATCGAAAAGGCGGCATGCAAGGACCTGTACTTGATGGCATTGCCTCACACCTGAATCCACAGGAACTCATGGAGTCCTTAATCTACCCCAACAAATTGATTGCCGAAGGCTTTGGCACTTTTATTGTCACGGATAAAAAAGGCAACATGACTTCAGGTGTCCTGAAAAAAGAGCATAAGAAATTTTATGAAATCAAGACCGCCATAAAAACTGTCAAAATTCAAAAAGATAATGTGGCTTCAAAACAAGGGCCGAGCTCAGGTATGCCTCCTATTGCTCGAGCGCTAAAACACAAGGAAGTTCGCGACCTTGTGGCTTATTTAGAAAGTCTTAAAGACAAGAAAAAGAAGAAAAAGTCGGCTCACTAAATCACAGGAATACATACTAACTCTATTAGGAATATGACAAATTCAAATGGATGTATTGATAAAATCAATGGGAAACATTTATTTTATTTTTCGAACTAATAGTGATTAGCCACAACCTTAGGGCAACCCCCCTAATTTTTTGGAGCTCTTTATGTATCAGTATAGTATCGACAATTTTCACTTTTCTTTTGAACCTTGCAAAGCTCTCTCCGAATACTTTCCACAACAGCCAAAGTATGCTTGGCATTGTCGCCTCAATACTCAGAGCTTAAACAATCCAAAGTTGAGTAAAGTCATGGATATATGGATTGCCGGCAGCGCAAAAGCTCCGAACCAAGAACTTTTACTTAAGGCTTTAGAAATCAAAAATCAAATCAAAGATTATATCGAAGAGAGCTGTATATTTGATATTCAATGGATCAACAATATTAAGCTTTATAGCTTTTACGCAGGGATTGAAGAGATCCATGATTTTCGCCAAGATCACGAGTGGTTAAGTGGAATCTATCTCTTGGATGAAAATGATCCAGATCGCTGCGTACTCACCGAAACTTATGCTTTTTGCAATTATTCTACATTATTTGTTCAGGGTAAAGCCTGTGATAAAATTTTAGCTTAAAACAAGTCTTTTTACCGTATTTTAAGCTCAGGTTTTAACTTTCCTCTTGCATAGTTTTCCTTTGTTCATCACATTGACCTAAAGTTAATTAATCGGATTAAAAGTATGAAAAAGATTCTCTTATTTATTTTTCTACTTTTCTCCATCAATATTAAAGCCGATTACCCTCCCGCAGTGCATTATGCCTTTGGTAATTACCTTGGCAGTGGTGTATACGAAGTCTCAGGCGAACAAGCCTTCTTGATGCGGATCCCTTTTGCTTACAAATTCCAAGAAGATGGTGAAGGCTTGCGCTTACGACTCCCTGTTAATGTTGGAATTTATAACTGGAGCATCACGGATACTGAAGCTCCTGATTCAATCAATGTAGGGAGTTTTATACCTGGTATTGAATACCGTCACCGAGTCAACGAACGCTTTAGCGTCGAACCTTTCTTCGATTTAGGTTATGCACATGATTTTGATAATAGTGAAAACACTCTCGTAACAGCAGTTGGTTCCGCTTTCAAATTCCAATTTGGCGATGAACTCCAACACTGGTGGGTCAACCGCATCACCTACGCCAAAGCACGCTCAGAAGATGACAATGCTGAATCAACTTTAACTTTTTGGCAAACTGGTATCGACCTCGAAACACCCCTTGAAGGGAGTTTTTTTGACTACGACTTTAACTTAGCAACTTACGCCATGACACGTGTTTATTTTGATAATTTTTCTCTTGAAGCCGACGATCCAGAAAAGGATGTAGACGTTCGCCAAACCTACGAAGGCGGATTTTCTTTTAAGCTCAAAGAAAAGTGGAAATTCAAATTCTTAGAGATTGGCCGCGTCGGTTTTGGCTATCAATTTGGCGATGGTTTCGACCTATACAAAGTCTTCGTCAACCTTGCCATTTAATCCAAAGAAATAATGTTGACTGGGCAGCCTCGAACGGCTTCTTCCAATTCTGGCCGATCCATCTCAAAAGCTTCCACAACTTGAAAAACTCCCTCAGAACGGAAATCATGCAATTGAGCTAAGCCCTCATCATCCATATAAAAATAACTTGGTGCCGTCTCCGCACAGAGACAGCAACCAATACATTCTGGACGCTTATGCTTAAGCTTAGGCATCTATTTTTTCCAGCTTATAGAGCTTATCACCCGGTCGAATTTTTTCGGCGTGTGGGAATGTAAACAAATCGCCTTTGGCAATACTCTCGGTTGCCAGCATTTCACCATTTTGCGAAGAACGCATTTCAGTTACAGTTCCTTGAACTGCACCCGTTGTTTTCCCCACAATCACATACTCATCTTCAAGTTTTAAGGTACCTGCGCAACTCTCCACTTCAGCTATGCCTGCCTTTGAGAAATAGTGTTTAATTGGGCCTACATAAATTTTACGGTACGGCGATTTGTTGCCATCCGCTTCAGCCCAACCTTGTTCACGCCCAAGGTAATATCCCGAAGAAAAGCCTCGATTATACACTTTTTCGAGCTCTGGCATTAAAGCTTTCACAAAGTCCGGACCGTAAACCCCGTCTTGTACTGCATCAATTGCCGCACGATACGCTTTGATCACTGTTGCTACGTACTCAGGTGAACGGCCACGCCCTTCAATTTTAAAGACGCGAACACCACTTTCTAGTAGTTGGTCAACAAAATCAATCGTATTAATATCGTTGGGAGACATAATGAAGTTGTTGTCAACTTTGAGCTGCTTACCCTCTGTATCAGTGACTATGTATTCTTTGCGGCAATTCTGCTCACAGGCCCCACGATTTGCCGAAGCATTCGAGGTATAGAGAGACATGCCACAACGCCCTGAAACGGCAATACAAAGTGCGCCATGCGCAAAGGCCTCAATCTCCATTTCCTTACCATTGCGACCGCTTAAGCCCTGATCTTGAATTTTTTGATAAATGCTAGAAATCATCGTTAAATTCAATTCACGAGCCAAAACAACGCGATCGCAATAAGGCGCGTAAAACTTGAGTGATTCGTAATTGGAAATCGAAAGCTGAGTTGATAAGTGAACCTCGATATCGAGTTCATTGGCCATTTGTACTGCAGCCATATCTGAAAGAATCACACCACTCACTCCTTCTTCTTTGGCTGTCTCTAGCATCTTGCGGCAAAGTTTGAGGTCATGCTCATAAAGCAAGGTATTCAGTGTTAAATAAGACTTCACGCCTCCTTCACGGCAAATACGGATAATCTCGGGTAAATCTTCTGTATGAAAAGAACGGCGGGCACGCGCTCGCATATTCAGTTGTGCTAAACCAAAATATACGGCATTCGCTCCATTTTGGACCGCGGCATTCAATGATGCATAACAACCTGCGGGAGCTAAAAGTTCTACGTTTTCGAATTTCATTTAAGACTTCTTTTGCGCTTGGCGCAATTTCTGTTCTCTATCATGCTTTTTCTTGTCAATCTTCGCTTGTTGACGTGCCTGTGCTGAACGAATCGCATCGGAACCAATATGGTTTTCACCACGCTTCTCGGCGAGCTCCATTTGGTGCTGACGTTCGCGGAAACGCGCTTTCTCGGCATCAGATGTTTTCCCGTGACAATGAGGGCAACTTACACCAAGCTCAAAAAGCTCGTGTTGTTGATCTTCTTGAGTGATCGGAAAACGGCAAGCGTGGCACATATCATACTGACCTTTCTCAAGATCGTGATTGACCGCAACACGATCATCGAACACAAAGCATTCGCCTTGCCACATTGTCTCTTCTTTAGGGACTTCTTCAAGGTACTTTAGGATACCACCCTGCAAGTGATAAACTTCGTCAAAACCCTGTTCTTTTAAATACGCCGTAGACTTTTCACAGCGTATGCCACCTGTACAAAACATGGCTACTTTTTTATTTTTTTCAGGATCTAAATTTTCTTTGACGTATTGCGGGAACTCACGAAAACTTTCCGTATTGGGATTCACTGCATTTTGAAAGGTTCCAATGCCAATCTCATAATCATTTCGCGTATCAATTAAAACAACTTGGGGATCAGAAATTAAATCATTCCACTCGCTTGGCTTAACATATGTCCCCACTGATTGCAAAGGATCTATCCCCTGAACGCCCATGGTGACAATTTCTTTTTTGAGTTTCACTTTCGTACGCTTAAACGGCGCCTTCTCGGTAAATGAATTTTTATATTCAATAGGCTTCAGGGCACAGTCAATTTCGAGATAATTCAGAACCGCTTCAATACCTTTTGCGGAACCCGCAATCGTTCCATTGATGCCTTCATCGGCGAGAAGCAGTGTTCCA from the Lentisphaera araneosa HTCC2155 genome contains:
- a CDS encoding ferredoxin, whose protein sequence is MPKLKHKRPECIGCCLCAETAPSYFYMDDEGLAQLHDFRSEGVFQVVEAFEMDRPELEEAVRGCPVNIISLD
- a CDS encoding PVC-type heme-binding CxxCH protein: MIKHFYRLALFALAPSMAFSQETKMQEFTGKIADSQFSKSGKIATHPLVEFMTSFGIGAKGELYIVESPRQKHGQILDIRGARQFTQQDFKNQSVDERVQMMESDPKTGKSYFTRNSERIAKLIDTNGDGVYDKRTEFADGMMGNTADGVAFSAIEHDGSVYLTCIPNLWKFTDTTGDGIADKSEILLTGFGVKLSMFGHDMHGIIMGPDGRLYWSIGDRGYNVTSKEGKNFSEPSRGAIFRCELDGSNFEVFHHGLRNPQEIAFDKHGNIFTFDNTGDIGDRARAVYAVESGDSGWYMEHQGLHQYRASLDHAEFDGKSPWIEDEMFKPSSSKQGKWHLPPLSNFHSGPSGITHLTGEAIPEEWRNSFLVSNFRASTARSNILRFKFEESGAGFKTIHDQPVVSQLVASDVNFGYDGKIYIADFGGGWSVNDRGSIQFIEYPQGTSKASVQETQKLFANGFDKVAMPEKLLSHPDMRVRQYAQFELVKRGKIDLLKQALKNGTTTLERLHGLWGFAQIQRSNKIQTNDFIASFAKDSDAIIRQNVCRSLGDFTSSEAHEKILISALSDSSPRVQLKAAIALGKVAKSPEAKTALWSLIQKNNGTEHILRHVAVRALARLNDSAGAKAQINSTSIELRLAAVLILRELKDPALSSFVKDKDSGVKAEAIRAIYDKHILEAMPALASESANISQYPIAIQRRILFANLWLGLEDNALNLIKIADTSQLDKKLKEHAVKALLRWNKAPENDPVFSIYRPTKARSSELGADAKNALSSLLQNAEGNTLTLALELAQKIKLKLPADTLIAQINNKKAPSDIRISAINTLVNQDVAYENNLAEFYSKVKDPEVKARLLELKLKHSKDKASLIADAEKSKSTPLLRALFAELAKDSAFHDKLYTLWTQRESLSPEVQLDLFQSIKSINSPQSIKTLGDYLTTPDKAYDFTLHGGDETKGKIIFEGQGACLQCHKVNRKGGMQGPVLDGIASHLNPQELMESLIYPNKLIAEGFGTFIVTDKKGNMTSGVLKKEHKKFYEIKTAIKTVKIQKDNVASKQGPSSGMPPIARALKHKEVRDLVAYLESLKDKKKKKKSAH
- a CDS encoding peptidase U32 family protein produces the protein MKFENVELLAPAGCYASLNAAVQNGANAVYFGLAQLNMRARARRSFHTEDLPEIIRICREGGVKSYLTLNTLLYEHDLKLCRKMLETAKEEGVSGVILSDMAAVQMANELDIEVHLSTQLSISNYESLKFYAPYCDRVVLARELNLTMISSIYQKIQDQGLSGRNGKEMEIEAFAHGALCIAVSGRCGMSLYTSNASANRGACEQNCRKEYIVTDTEGKQLKVDNNFIMSPNDINTIDFVDQLLESGVRVFKIEGRGRSPEYVATVIKAYRAAIDAVQDGVYGPDFVKALMPELEKVYNRGFSSGYYLGREQGWAEADGNKSPYRKIYVGPIKHYFSKAGIAEVESCAGTLKLEDEYVIVGKTTGAVQGTVTEMRSSQNGEMLATESIAKGDLFTFPHAEKIRPGDKLYKLEKIDA
- a CDS encoding rhodanese-related sulfurtransferase, giving the protein MYTVCALYKFVRLENYQEMREPLHQVMESNEVRGTLLLADEGINGTIAGSAKGIEAVLNYLEIDCALKPIEYKNSFTEKAPFKRTKVKLKKEIVTMGVQGIDPLQSVGTYVKPSEWNDLISDPQVVLIDTRNDYEIGIGTFQNAVNPNTESFREFPQYVKENLDPEKNKKVAMFCTGGIRCEKSTAYLKEQGFDEVYHLQGGILKYLEEVPKEETMWQGECFVFDDRVAVNHDLEKGQYDMCHACRFPITQEDQQHELFELGVSCPHCHGKTSDAEKARFRERQHQMELAEKRGENHIGSDAIRSAQARQQAKIDKKKHDREQKLRQAQKKS